In Ectothiorhodospira sp. BSL-9, a single window of DNA contains:
- a CDS encoding NADP(H)-dependent aldo-keto reductase, which yields MQTKPLGRSGIQVSTLCLGTMTWGEQNTEAEAHSQLDMAVERGINFIDAAEMYPVPPKAETQGLTEQYLGTWLARRGRRDDLVIASKASGPSENFSHIRGGPQLDRPHLEQALHDSLQRLQTDYLDLYQIHWPSRPTNYFGQLGYRHQDHAGATPIAETLEVLADFVRAGKVRTIGISNETPWGLMEYLRLAEQADLPRVVSIQNPYNLLNRSFEVGLAEMAIREDVGLLAYSPMAFGALSGKYLDDAPPDGRITLYSRFVRYSGETGVAATREYVNIARRHGLSPAQMSLAFVNAQPFVASNIIGATRLSQLEENIDSLEVTLSEAVLEEIEAVHERYPVPCP from the coding sequence ATGCAGACCAAGCCACTGGGACGTTCCGGCATCCAGGTGAGCACCCTGTGCCTGGGCACCATGACCTGGGGCGAACAGAACACCGAGGCCGAGGCCCACAGCCAGCTCGACATGGCCGTGGAGAGGGGCATCAACTTCATCGACGCGGCCGAGATGTACCCGGTGCCCCCCAAGGCGGAGACCCAGGGCCTCACCGAGCAATACCTGGGCACCTGGCTGGCCCGTCGTGGCCGGCGGGACGACCTGGTGATCGCCTCCAAGGCCTCAGGGCCCAGCGAGAACTTCAGCCACATCCGCGGCGGCCCGCAACTGGACCGCCCCCACCTGGAACAGGCCCTGCACGACAGCCTCCAACGGCTGCAGACGGACTACCTGGACCTGTACCAGATCCACTGGCCCTCGCGCCCCACCAACTATTTCGGCCAGCTGGGCTACCGCCATCAGGACCATGCCGGCGCCACCCCCATTGCCGAAACCCTGGAAGTGCTGGCGGATTTCGTGCGCGCCGGCAAGGTGCGCACCATCGGCATCTCCAACGAGACCCCCTGGGGCCTGATGGAATACCTGCGCCTGGCGGAACAGGCCGACCTGCCCCGCGTGGTGTCCATCCAGAACCCCTACAACCTGCTCAACCGCAGCTTCGAGGTGGGCCTGGCCGAGATGGCCATCCGCGAGGACGTGGGCCTGCTGGCCTACTCCCCCATGGCCTTCGGTGCCCTGAGCGGGAAGTACCTGGACGATGCCCCGCCCGACGGACGCATCACCCTGTACTCCCGTTTCGTGCGCTACTCCGGCGAGACCGGCGTGGCCGCCACCCGCGAATACGTGAACATCGCCCGGCGCCACGGCCTGAGCCCGGCCCAGATGTCCCTGGCCTTCGTGAACGCCCAACCCTTCGTCGCCAGCAACATCATTGGCGCCACCAGGCTGTCGCAGCTGGAGGAGAACATCGACAGCCTGGAGGTCACATTGAGTGAAGCGGTGCTCGAAGAGATTGAAGCCGTGCACGAAAGATATCCCGTTCCGTGCCCCTGA
- a CDS encoding SLC13 family permease: MQEIAFTPQMMVVMGLLGLTIVLFVTEVVRIDVAAVSIMVLLGLLSLVPGLESISDPHRLFDGFASNAVISIIAVMIIGAGLDKTGIMSRVAGLIMRSGGTTEKRVVPMISGTVGVISSFMQNVGAAALFLPVVSRISARTGLKMSRLLMPMGFCAILGGTITMVGSSPLILLNDLLPEGMEPFGLFDVTPIGLALVATGILYFVFLGRFVLPVTKGEQPTAESTEEYFQRVYGLDFVIREVRLEDHNGLAGRTVGELEAEHPVIVIGTFMNGELRVGPWSGLVLEPNAHLALLGRHEALESFAARSANPLKDRLDVFGDALAPNQSGIAEVVLPPGSELIGKKVTDIAMRKTYGLSVLGIHRGEETIRSGVREIPLLAGDTLVCHCRWDSLAHIEKNRDFVVITSEYPHEELRPQKVPFALTFFLIALALILFTDLRLSVALLVGAVGMILSGVLSMDEAYKAVSWKTVFLLASLIPLGAAVEQTGTAAWIAHQTLTYLGQVSPWVLQATLAILATFFTLVMSNVGATVLLVPLAVSIAVAAQGMGMDADPRVFALTVAIATSNSFLIPTHQVNALIMGPGGYRVKDFMKAGGIMTVLFLVVSLVMLNLVF; encoded by the coding sequence ATGGCTTCGCCAGTAATGCAGTGATCTCCATCATCGCCGTCATGATCATCGGTGCCGGGCTGGACAAGACCGGCATCATGTCCCGGGTGGCCGGCCTCATCATGCGCTCGGGCGGCACCACGGAGAAACGCGTCGTTCCCATGATCTCGGGCACCGTGGGGGTGATCTCCAGCTTCATGCAGAACGTGGGGGCTGCGGCCCTGTTCCTGCCCGTGGTCTCGCGCATCAGTGCCCGCACCGGACTGAAGATGTCCCGCCTGCTGATGCCCATGGGGTTCTGCGCCATCCTGGGCGGGACCATCACCATGGTGGGCTCCAGTCCACTCATCCTGCTCAACGACCTGCTGCCGGAGGGCATGGAGCCTTTCGGGCTCTTCGACGTCACCCCCATCGGTCTTGCCCTGGTGGCCACGGGCATCCTCTATTTCGTGTTCCTGGGTCGCTTCGTACTGCCCGTCACCAAGGGAGAGCAGCCCACTGCCGAGAGCACCGAGGAATATTTCCAGCGCGTGTACGGGCTGGATTTCGTCATCCGCGAGGTGCGTCTGGAAGACCACAACGGCCTGGCCGGGCGCACCGTGGGCGAACTGGAGGCCGAGCACCCGGTCATCGTCATCGGCACCTTCATGAACGGGGAATTGCGGGTGGGCCCCTGGAGCGGCCTGGTGCTGGAGCCCAACGCCCACCTGGCCCTGCTGGGTCGTCACGAGGCACTGGAATCCTTCGCCGCCCGTAGCGCCAACCCCCTCAAGGACCGACTGGATGTCTTTGGTGATGCCCTGGCACCCAACCAATCGGGCATTGCCGAGGTGGTGCTGCCGCCCGGCTCGGAACTCATTGGCAAGAAGGTCACCGACATTGCCATGCGCAAGACCTATGGTCTCTCGGTACTCGGCATCCACCGGGGCGAGGAGACCATTCGCAGCGGCGTGCGTGAAATCCCCCTGCTGGCGGGCGACACCCTGGTCTGCCACTGCCGCTGGGATTCCCTGGCGCATATCGAAAAGAACCGTGATTTCGTGGTGATCACCAGCGAATACCCCCACGAGGAATTACGCCCGCAGAAGGTGCCTTTCGCCCTCACCTTCTTCCTCATCGCCCTGGCGCTGATCCTGTTCACCGACCTGCGTCTGTCGGTGGCCCTGCTGGTGGGTGCCGTGGGCATGATCCTGAGCGGCGTGCTGAGCATGGACGAAGCCTACAAGGCCGTGAGCTGGAAGACGGTGTTCCTGCTGGCCAGCCTCATCCCCCTGGGCGCTGCCGTGGAGCAGACCGGCACCGCCGCCTGGATCGCCCATCAGACCCTGACATACCTGGGCCAGGTGTCTCCCTGGGTCCTGCAGGCCACCCTGGCCATACTGGCCACCTTCTTCACCCTGGTGATGTCCAATGTGGGCGCCACGGTTCTGCTGGTTCCCCTGGCGGTGAGCATTGCGGTGGCCGCCCAGGGCATGGGCATGGATGCGGATCCCAGAGTGTTCGCTCTCACGGTGGCCATTGCCACCTCCAACTCCTTCCTCATCCCCACGCACCAGGTCAACGCCCTGATCATGGGGCCCGGCGGCTACCGCGTGAAGGACTTCATGAAGGCCGGCGGCATCATGACCGTGCTGTTCCTGGTTGTGTCGCTCGTCATGCTCAATCTGGTTTTTTAG
- a CDS encoding thioredoxin family protein, translating into MARTESRMIDLGTRAPDFSLPDPSTGKTVSLDDFPQAKGYVVAFICNHCPFVQLIRHEFARFGREYTDKGLAVIAINSNDADNFPEDSPEKMQDDARRFGYTFPYLFDETQAVAKAYDAACTPDFYLFDADRKLVYRGQFDDCRPGSNVPVTGKDLRAAADALLQGTPIPQDQKPSLGCNIKWKA; encoded by the coding sequence ATGGCCAGAACCGAATCCCGAATGATCGACCTGGGCACCCGCGCCCCCGACTTCAGCCTGCCCGATCCGTCCACCGGCAAGACCGTCTCCCTGGACGACTTTCCTCAGGCCAAGGGCTACGTGGTCGCCTTCATCTGCAATCACTGCCCCTTCGTGCAGCTCATCCGCCACGAATTCGCCCGCTTCGGCCGTGAATACACCGACAAGGGCCTGGCCGTGATCGCCATCAACTCCAACGACGCAGACAACTTCCCGGAAGACAGCCCCGAGAAGATGCAGGACGACGCCCGCCGCTTCGGCTACACCTTCCCCTATCTGTTCGACGAGACCCAGGCAGTGGCCAAGGCCTATGACGCCGCCTGCACCCCGGACTTCTACCTCTTCGACGCCGACCGCAAACTGGTCTACCGCGGCCAGTTCGACGACTGCCGCCCCGGCAGCAACGTCCCCGTCACCGGCAAGGACCTGCGTGCCGCCGCCGACGCCCTGCTCCAGGGCACGCCCATCCCCCAGGACCAGAAACCCAGCCTGGGCTGCAACATCAAGTGGAAGGCATAA
- a CDS encoding histone deacetylase family protein — MTIAFITHHDCSLHRVAIHHPEVPERLSAVDDRMLASGISMLLSHYDAPLVTREQLLRVHTADYVDYVESSAPGPDDMVCLDEGDTVMTEHTLQAARRAAGAAVLGVDLVMSGEVSSAFCSVRPPGHHAERARAMGFCIFNNVAVGAAHALAQYGLERVAVVDFDVHHGNGTEDIFRDEPRVLFCSTFQHPFYPHTGEAVDSPHLVNVPLTRGVTGKEFRDAVQGHWLPALEAFRPQLIMISAGFDGHREEDMADFRLVEDDYAWVTRELKAVAKRHGEGRLVSCLEGGYALSALGRSACVHLDALIGH; from the coding sequence ATGACCATCGCCTTCATCACGCATCATGATTGCAGTTTGCACCGTGTGGCCATCCACCATCCAGAGGTGCCCGAACGTCTTTCGGCCGTTGACGATCGAATGCTGGCTTCGGGGATCAGCATGCTGCTGAGCCATTATGATGCACCGCTGGTCACGCGTGAGCAGTTGCTGCGGGTGCATACAGCGGATTACGTGGACTACGTGGAATCGTCGGCGCCCGGCCCGGACGACATGGTGTGCCTGGACGAGGGTGATACGGTGATGACGGAGCACACCCTGCAGGCGGCCCGACGGGCGGCAGGTGCGGCGGTTCTGGGGGTGGACCTGGTGATGTCCGGCGAGGTCAGCAGTGCCTTTTGCAGTGTGCGTCCGCCGGGGCATCACGCGGAGCGGGCGCGGGCCATGGGGTTCTGCATCTTCAATAATGTGGCGGTGGGGGCGGCCCATGCCCTGGCTCAGTATGGGCTGGAGCGGGTGGCGGTGGTGGATTTCGATGTCCACCATGGCAACGGTACCGAGGATATTTTCCGTGACGAGCCGCGGGTATTGTTCTGTTCCACCTTCCAGCATCCCTTTTATCCCCATACCGGTGAGGCGGTGGATTCGCCGCATCTGGTGAATGTGCCTTTGACGCGGGGTGTGACGGGCAAGGAGTTCCGGGATGCAGTCCAGGGTCACTGGTTGCCGGCACTGGAGGCTTTCCGGCCGCAGTTGATCATGATTTCGGCGGGTTTTGATGGCCATCGGGAGGAGGATATGGCGGATTTCCGCCTGGTGGAAGATGACTATGCCTGGGTGACCCGGGAGTTGAAGGCGGTGGCCAAACGGCATGGTGAGGGGCGGCTGGTGTCCTGCCTGGAGGGGGGGTATGCCCTGTCAGCGCTGGGTCGGTCGGCCTGTGTGCATCTGGATGCGTTGATCGGGCACTGA
- a CDS encoding phosphoribulokinase → MSRKHPIVAVTGSSGAGTSTVKNAFEHIFRREHINPVIIEGDSFHRYNRVEMKQAMKEAAAQGNNHFSHFGPEANLFDKLEEMFKTYGETGGGKKRYYIHNEEEADSHNGRLGTSLKAGEFTPWEDIPDSTDLMFYEGLHGLVTDGDVNAAQHVDLGIGVVPIVNLEWIQKIFRDNAERGYTAEAIVDTMLRRMPDYVHYITPQFSKTDINFQRVPTVDTSNPFIARDIPTPDESMVVIRFRDPQKFGVDFPYLLNMLHDSFMSRRNTIVVPGGKMGLAMEVILAPIISGMLEKQR, encoded by the coding sequence ATGTCCAGGAAACACCCGATTGTGGCCGTCACCGGTTCATCCGGCGCCGGCACCTCCACGGTCAAGAACGCCTTCGAGCACATTTTCCGCCGCGAACACATCAACCCGGTGATCATCGAGGGCGACAGCTTCCACCGCTACAATCGGGTGGAGATGAAGCAGGCCATGAAGGAGGCCGCCGCCCAGGGGAACAACCACTTCAGTCACTTCGGCCCCGAAGCCAATCTGTTCGACAAACTCGAGGAGATGTTCAAGACCTACGGCGAAACCGGCGGTGGCAAGAAGCGCTACTACATCCATAACGAGGAAGAAGCAGACAGCCACAACGGTCGTCTGGGTACCAGCCTCAAGGCCGGGGAGTTCACCCCCTGGGAAGACATCCCCGACAGCACCGACCTCATGTTCTACGAAGGACTGCATGGCCTGGTGACCGATGGCGACGTGAACGCCGCCCAGCACGTGGATCTGGGCATCGGCGTGGTTCCCATCGTCAACCTGGAATGGATACAGAAGATCTTCCGCGACAACGCCGAGCGCGGCTACACCGCCGAGGCCATCGTCGACACCATGCTGCGCCGCATGCCCGACTACGTGCACTACATCACGCCCCAGTTCTCCAAGACGGACATCAATTTCCAGCGGGTGCCCACGGTGGACACCTCCAACCCCTTCATCGCCCGCGACATCCCCACGCCGGACGAGAGCATGGTGGTGATCCGCTTCCGCGACCCCCAGAAGTTCGGTGTGGATTTCCCCTACCTGCTGAACATGCTGCACGACTCCTTCATGTCACGCCGCAATACCATCGTTGTCCCCGGTGGCAAGATGGGCCTGGCCATGGAGGTCATCCTGGCCCCCATCATCTCCGGCATGCTGGAAAAGCAGCGCTAA
- a CDS encoding bifunctional acetate--CoA ligase family protein/GNAT family N-acetyltransferase codes for MGPHFLNRIFAPRSIAVIGATERHNALGSLVFANLVDAGFKGELYPVNPKHDTVHGRRCYPDVEAIGRPVELVVVATPARTVPNVLRHCGEHGVRGAVVLSAGFSESGRAGKRLEEEIMEISREYDLRLIGPNCLGVMRPGRGLNATFSKNKALPGNLALVSQSGAICTAILDWAESQEIGFSAVASMGDASDVDFGDVLDYLALDRETRSILLYVEGIHNARRFMSGLRAAARMKPVIVIKSGRHAEGSRAAMSHTGSLVGADDVFDAALERAGGVRAMTIQQLFSAARILSSGYRVEGNRLAIITNAGGPGVMATDRAVELDVNMARFSTETMDKLNKALPEQWSHGNPVDILGDADAERFENAMTACLEDSGVDASIVMLTPQAMTDPLAVAEVTTRVAKKVKKPVLGCWMGDIQVREGREHLTRERLPHFTTPEASVEGFAYLAAHKRNQRLLLQVPSPLSDRGRTDVHGARLIIEGALSEGRKLLSTLESKAVLSAFRIPVTQTMRANTAGEALVAAGTVGYPVAMKIDSPDITHKSDVQGVRLNIASAESVRSAFQTMVEDARRLKPGARINGVTLERMHQSTYGRELMVGVLRDPVFGPVISFGSGGTSVEVIKDRAVALPPLNEVIIEGMIARTKVAKLLKEFRNMPAVDEQALEQVLLRVSEMVCELPEIQEMDINPLIADERGLAAVDARITVNFPPVMPDRYAHMAIHPYPAHLVNQWQLPDGTNLTIRPIRPEDARIEQEFVRNLSAESRYYRFMQAVHELTPHMLVRFTQIDYDREMALIAVQERPDGSELQVAVARYTANPDQQSCEFALAVADEWQGRGVGSHLMNELMDVARTRGLRTMEGDVLAQNTNMMALMHRLGFSSRNSREDEGIKLVTKRL; via the coding sequence ATGGGACCACATTTCCTCAACCGAATTTTCGCACCACGCAGCATCGCCGTGATCGGTGCCACCGAACGACACAATGCCCTGGGCAGCCTGGTGTTTGCCAACCTGGTGGACGCCGGTTTCAAGGGCGAGTTGTATCCGGTGAACCCCAAGCACGACACCGTGCACGGACGCCGCTGCTATCCCGATGTGGAGGCCATCGGCCGGCCCGTGGAACTGGTCGTGGTGGCCACCCCCGCACGCACCGTGCCCAACGTCCTGCGTCACTGTGGCGAACACGGCGTGCGCGGCGCAGTGGTGCTCTCCGCCGGTTTCAGTGAATCCGGGCGGGCCGGCAAGCGACTGGAAGAGGAGATCATGGAGATCTCCCGGGAATACGACCTGCGTCTGATCGGCCCCAACTGTCTGGGCGTGATGCGGCCGGGGCGTGGCCTCAACGCCACCTTCAGCAAGAACAAGGCCCTGCCGGGGAATCTGGCATTGGTGTCCCAGTCCGGCGCCATCTGCACGGCCATCCTGGACTGGGCCGAGAGCCAGGAGATCGGCTTTTCCGCCGTGGCCTCCATGGGCGATGCCTCCGATGTGGATTTTGGCGACGTGCTCGATTATCTGGCTCTGGATCGGGAGACCCGCAGCATCCTGCTGTACGTGGAGGGTATTCACAACGCCCGACGCTTCATGAGCGGCCTGCGTGCGGCGGCGCGCATGAAGCCGGTGATCGTCATCAAGTCCGGCCGCCATGCCGAAGGCTCCCGGGCAGCCATGTCCCATACCGGCTCCCTGGTGGGCGCCGACGATGTGTTCGACGCCGCCCTGGAGCGCGCCGGTGGCGTGCGCGCCATGACCATCCAGCAACTGTTCTCCGCGGCCCGCATCCTCTCCAGCGGTTACCGGGTGGAGGGCAACCGTCTGGCCATCATCACCAATGCCGGCGGTCCCGGCGTCATGGCCACCGACCGGGCCGTGGAACTGGACGTCAACATGGCCCGCTTCAGTACCGAGACCATGGACAAACTCAACAAGGCCCTGCCGGAGCAATGGTCCCATGGCAATCCCGTGGACATTCTGGGTGATGCCGACGCGGAGCGCTTCGAAAACGCCATGACCGCGTGCCTGGAAGACAGCGGCGTGGACGCCTCCATCGTCATGCTCACCCCCCAGGCCATGACCGACCCCCTGGCCGTGGCCGAAGTGACCACCCGGGTCGCCAAAAAGGTGAAAAAACCCGTACTCGGATGCTGGATGGGGGACATCCAGGTGCGCGAAGGTCGTGAACATCTCACCCGCGAGCGCCTGCCCCATTTCACCACCCCCGAGGCCTCGGTGGAGGGGTTCGCCTACCTGGCCGCACACAAGCGCAACCAGCGCCTTCTGCTGCAGGTGCCCAGCCCCCTCAGCGACCGCGGCCGCACCGACGTGCACGGCGCCCGGCTGATCATCGAAGGCGCCCTCTCCGAGGGCCGCAAGCTGCTCAGCACCCTGGAGTCCAAGGCGGTGCTTTCGGCCTTCCGCATCCCGGTCACCCAGACCATGCGGGCCAACACCGCTGGCGAAGCCCTGGTGGCGGCAGGCACCGTGGGTTATCCGGTGGCCATGAAGATCGACTCTCCCGACATCACCCACAAGTCCGATGTGCAGGGCGTGCGCCTGAACATCGCCAGCGCCGAATCCGTGCGCAGCGCCTTCCAGACCATGGTGGAGGACGCCCGGCGTCTGAAGCCCGGGGCACGCATCAATGGGGTGACCCTGGAGCGCATGCACCAGAGCACCTACGGGCGCGAACTCATGGTGGGTGTGCTGCGCGATCCGGTGTTCGGGCCGGTGATCAGCTTCGGCTCCGGGGGCACCTCGGTGGAGGTCATCAAGGACCGGGCCGTGGCCCTGCCACCGCTCAACGAGGTGATCATCGAGGGCATGATCGCCCGCACCAAGGTGGCCAAACTGCTCAAGGAGTTCCGCAACATGCCGGCGGTGGACGAGCAGGCCCTGGAGCAGGTGCTGCTGCGGGTCTCGGAGATGGTCTGCGAACTGCCGGAGATCCAGGAGATGGACATCAACCCGCTGATCGCCGACGAACGCGGCCTGGCGGCGGTGGATGCCCGCATCACCGTGAACTTCCCGCCGGTGATGCCGGATCGCTATGCTCACATGGCCATCCATCCCTACCCGGCCCATCTGGTCAACCAGTGGCAGTTGCCCGACGGCACCAATCTGACCATCCGGCCGATCCGGCCCGAGGACGCCAGGATCGAACAGGAGTTCGTGCGCAACCTCTCGGCGGAATCCCGGTACTACCGCTTCATGCAGGCGGTACACGAACTCACCCCGCATATGCTGGTGCGTTTCACACAGATCGATTACGACCGGGAGATGGCCCTGATCGCCGTGCAGGAACGCCCGGACGGCTCCGAGTTGCAGGTGGCCGTGGCCCGTTACACCGCCAACCCGGACCAGCAAAGTTGCGAGTTCGCCCTGGCGGTGGCCGACGAATGGCAGGGCCGGGGCGTGGGCTCACACCTGATGAACGAACTCATGGACGTGGCCCGCACCCGTGGCCTGCGCACCATGGAGGGCGATGTCCTCGCCCAGAACACCAACATGATGGCCCTGATGCACCGCCTGGGCTTCAGCTCCCGCAACAGCCGGGAGGACGAGGGCATCAAGCTGGTGACCAAGCGGCTGTAG